The following coding sequences are from one Campylobacter sp. RM16187 window:
- a CDS encoding ribonucleotide-diphosphate reductase subunit beta, producing the protein MDRKRIYNPNSNETLTDRRVFNGNPHGILNFTKAKYQWALKLWDLMEANTWFPKEVDTTDDVRDYAHNLTEAEKRMYDLVWSQLISMDSFQTNNLADNINPYITAPEINACLARQAYEEANHSKSYAVMVEAICDNTDLIYEMEKYDDVLREKNDYISSVYEELAGEVTDEKLLLAMVANQILEGIYFYSGFTAIYALARAGKMLGSAQMIRFIQRDEITHLLLFQNMINSVRKERPDLFTLEIEDKIYEMFKKAGELEIKWGKYITQNQIMGFTDDIIEEYIHYLIDQRLVAIGLNRIYNAKHPIKWVDDFAQFNDQKANFFESKVTNYSKGSLSFDDF; encoded by the coding sequence ATGGATAGAAAAAGAATTTATAATCCAAATTCCAATGAGACATTGACAGATAGACGCGTATTTAACGGAAATCCTCACGGGATTTTAAATTTCACTAAGGCAAAATATCAATGGGCGCTTAAGCTTTGGGATCTAATGGAGGCAAATACATGGTTTCCAAAAGAGGTTGATACGACAGACGATGTGCGCGACTATGCACACAATCTAACGGAGGCTGAAAAGAGGATGTATGATCTGGTATGGAGCCAGCTCATCTCTATGGACAGCTTTCAGACAAACAACCTAGCCGATAACATAAACCCATATATAACAGCACCAGAAATTAACGCCTGCCTAGCTCGCCAAGCCTACGAAGAGGCAAACCACTCCAAAAGCTATGCTGTTATGGTAGAGGCAATCTGCGACAATACCGATCTCATCTACGAAATGGAAAAATATGACGACGTTTTACGCGAGAAAAACGACTATATCTCAAGCGTATACGAGGAGCTTGCGGGAGAAGTTACAGATGAAAAGCTTCTACTTGCAATGGTAGCAAATCAAATTTTAGAAGGAATTTATTTTTATAGCGGATTTACGGCGATCTATGCTCTGGCAAGAGCGGGCAAGATGCTAGGTTCGGCTCAGATGATACGCTTCATTCAAAGAGACGAGATAACTCACCTTTTACTATTCCAAAATATGATAAATTCTGTTAGAAAAGAGAGGCCCGATCTATTTACTCTTGAAATAGAGGACAAAATTTACGAAATGTTTAAAAAGGCCGGAGAGCTTGAGATAAAGTGGGGAAAATACATCACTCAAAATCAAATCATGGGCTTTACGGACGATATCATTGAAGAGTATATCCACTATCTTATAGATCAGCGCCTTGTGGCTATCGGACTAAATAGAATATACAATGCCAAACACCCTATAAAATGGGTCGATGACTTTGCTCAATTTAATGATCAAAAGGCAAATTTCTTCGAAAGTAAAGTTACAAACTACTCAAAAGGAAGCTTAAGCTTTGACGACTTCTAA
- a CDS encoding carbon-nitrogen hydrolase family protein → MTTSNEGLNLLPVSLQAKSIKERIEELLNFIKDAPKNSIISSSELCISGYDFKGLDKNFNENLIQNLQRALEENKFLTFTYLGNEHKKSDTLNQKSYNQFTFLSQDGIIYTQPKCKLFKPNLEDKKFDKGNERTIGHSYFQGIKFGTLICFELRFSELWAKLKECEIIFVPAMWGKERKDAYISLCKALAIANNCFVVASSSLDLEFAGVFMPTGELKNKAKFDRNLIIKIKENLGIL, encoded by the coding sequence TTGACGACTTCTAACGAGGGCTTAAATTTACTTCCCGTATCTCTACAGGCAAAAAGTATCAAGGAGCGCATAGAAGAACTACTAAATTTTATAAAAGACGCTCCTAAAAACTCGATAATATCATCAAGCGAACTTTGCATAAGCGGCTATGATTTTAAGGGTCTTGATAAAAACTTTAATGAAAATCTAATACAAAATTTGCAAAGAGCTCTCGAGGAAAATAAATTCCTTACTTTTACATACCTAGGCAATGAACACAAAAAATCAGATACTTTAAATCAAAAATCATATAATCAATTTACTTTTTTAAGCCAAGATGGGATTATCTATACTCAGCCTAAATGCAAGCTTTTTAAACCGAATTTAGAAGATAAAAAATTTGACAAAGGAAATGAAAGGACTATAGGGCATTCTTATTTTCAAGGCATAAAATTTGGCACATTAATCTGCTTTGAACTTAGATTTAGCGAATTATGGGCTAAGCTAAAAGAGTGCGAGATAATATTTGTGCCGGCAATGTGGGGCAAAGAGCGCAAAGATGCCTACATAAGCCTTTGTAAAGCACTTGCTATTGCAAATAACTGCTTTGTAGTAGCCTCAAGCTCGCTTGATCTTGAATTCGCAGGCGTTTTTATGCCTACCGGCGAGCTAAAAAATAAAGCAAAATTTGATAGAAATTTAATTATAAAAATAAAAGAAAATTTAGGAATTTTATAG